Proteins co-encoded in one Lentisphaera araneosa HTCC2155 genomic window:
- the larB gene encoding nickel pincer cofactor biosynthesis protein LarB, translating into MNQKKSLESLLNQLKDKGISEDKILLELERSFINADPATFIDHHREERCGYQEVIYGLHKSGQRILYAAQEILKIKPSVLISRVDSEKSKLLLKHYPDAFYCPISQVTFIGEFEQKFNSKLLIISAGTSDESVVKEAHYCAKAFGLNTNLIQDLGVAGLHRLLTYREEISQADCIIIAAGMEGALPSVIGGLTTAPIIAIPTSVGYGANMEGVTTMMAMLSSCASGLSVVNIDNGFGAAYAALRMIKTFESK; encoded by the coding sequence ATGAATCAGAAAAAGTCACTCGAAAGCTTACTGAATCAGCTCAAAGACAAAGGGATTAGCGAAGATAAGATCCTTCTCGAGCTAGAACGCTCCTTTATCAATGCTGATCCCGCCACCTTCATCGATCATCACCGAGAAGAAAGATGTGGCTACCAAGAGGTCATCTATGGCCTTCACAAAAGCGGCCAAAGAATTCTTTATGCAGCACAAGAAATCCTCAAAATCAAGCCCTCTGTCCTCATTAGTCGTGTTGACTCAGAGAAATCAAAACTGCTACTGAAGCATTACCCCGATGCCTTTTACTGCCCTATTTCCCAAGTGACTTTCATTGGAGAATTTGAGCAAAAATTCAACTCTAAACTTCTCATCATCAGTGCTGGAACAAGCGATGAATCAGTCGTTAAGGAAGCTCATTACTGCGCCAAAGCTTTTGGTCTCAATACCAATCTTATACAAGACTTAGGCGTCGCCGGCCTACACCGTCTCCTAACTTACAGAGAAGAAATCTCCCAAGCTGACTGCATCATTATTGCCGCCGGAATGGAAGGTGCACTGCCCAGTGTCATAGGCGGACTTACCACTGCACCAATTATTGCCATCCCCACAAGCGTTGGCTATGGCGCTAATATGGAAGGAGTCACAACCATGATGGCTATGCTGAGCTCCTGTGCTTCAGGCCTCAGCGTCGTCAATATTGACAATGGATTTGGCGCGGCCTACGCTGCATTGCGAATGATCAAAACCTTTGAGAGTAAATGA
- a CDS encoding bifunctional folylpolyglutamate synthase/dihydrofolate synthase, whose amino-acid sequence MSTKITFSDAEKYLDSLLVFGIKLGLENMIQLNQLLGDPASSLKFVHVAGTNGKGSTCAMIATACKYAGLKTGFYSSPFLVNFLERWRINGSPINESIYLDAMQKIIAIEDELVERTGVKPTYFEVLTAAALLIFKEEKCEVVIWETGMGGRLDATNIANPLLTIITNIAMDHGSYLGDTLEEVAKEKAGIIKDQVPLICGERKPELRKLFAESANNSTQYFIDSDFTSAQVDDDILYQGKQEINYKLRLLGEHQVSNSSLAIKALEVLEDQGLLESAQIAARGLQYAHWPGRIQKLPNDIYVDGAHNPAAMEKLSSCFPNKKFTVICGMMEDKEIIPTLEKLVPICTKFIAVPIKIPRAIKAQDLAISANTVLSCSCESSSSWEETLKQISGPVLITGSLYLSGEVLSKLAPDSALKCDILE is encoded by the coding sequence ATGAGTACAAAAATAACATTTTCTGACGCCGAAAAATACCTCGACTCACTTCTCGTCTTTGGTATTAAACTAGGCTTAGAAAATATGATCCAACTTAACCAACTTCTAGGGGATCCAGCCTCTTCACTTAAGTTCGTTCATGTCGCGGGAACCAATGGCAAAGGCTCCACTTGTGCGATGATCGCAACGGCCTGTAAATATGCTGGCTTAAAAACGGGCTTCTATTCTTCCCCATTTCTCGTCAACTTTCTAGAACGATGGAGAATTAATGGCTCACCGATCAATGAGTCAATTTACCTCGATGCCATGCAAAAAATTATTGCCATTGAAGACGAACTCGTGGAACGCACTGGAGTAAAACCGACTTACTTTGAAGTCCTCACTGCCGCCGCACTGCTTATTTTTAAAGAAGAAAAGTGTGAAGTTGTCATTTGGGAGACAGGTATGGGCGGTAGACTCGACGCCACCAATATTGCCAACCCTCTACTGACAATCATTACTAACATCGCCATGGATCACGGATCTTACTTAGGAGACACTCTAGAAGAAGTCGCCAAAGAAAAAGCCGGCATTATCAAAGATCAAGTCCCTTTGATTTGCGGAGAACGCAAACCTGAACTCAGAAAACTTTTTGCAGAAAGCGCAAATAACTCAACTCAATATTTCATTGATAGTGACTTCACCAGCGCACAAGTGGATGACGACATCTTGTATCAAGGAAAACAGGAAATCAATTACAAGCTTCGCCTTCTCGGAGAACATCAAGTCTCCAACTCATCTCTCGCAATCAAAGCTCTCGAAGTCTTAGAAGATCAAGGTTTACTTGAATCCGCTCAAATTGCCGCTCGCGGGCTACAATACGCTCACTGGCCAGGCCGCATCCAAAAGCTCCCCAACGACATCTACGTTGATGGCGCTCATAATCCAGCTGCCATGGAGAAACTCAGCTCGTGTTTTCCAAATAAAAAATTCACTGTCATTTGTGGCATGATGGAAGATAAAGAAATTATACCTACTCTTGAAAAACTCGTACCAATCTGCACCAAGTTCATTGCGGTCCCAATAAAAATCCCGCGCGCTATCAAAGCCCAAGACTTAGCGATAAGCGCAAATACAGTTTTATCTTGCTCATGTGAGTCATCTTCAAGTTGGGAGGAAACCCTAAAGCAAATATCTGGCCCCGTATTAATCACAGGATCACTTTATTTGTCTGGTGAAGTTCTTAGTAAGCTCGCGCCTGACAGCGCTCTAAAGTGCGATATACTTGAGTAA
- a CDS encoding serine/threonine-protein kinase — MDESNSRSHTEEIPEFVGPYKIEGPLGVGGMGRVYSARHKVLNIPVAIKVFFRDVNEKPASAKRFIQEARLAASIEHINLVRVMECGNDQDDHPYYVMEKMSSSILLEMKKNGNYSEREAIDIGESVARGMSVAHHHSIIHRDLKPDNIMVSVDGLYKVGDLGLAKLQDIENTSPGLTMTKTGLGTPHFMSPEQALDAAHADARADIFSLGASLYFMVTGKKPFEDEGVQAIINENYEKGGPDPGGLNSDLSAGFCQLVKKCMAYKPEERYQTMENVHQELIDLRHRFHDSVKPIHFDTCFDLAGTKKEEIERLMEQHAKAASDKPKKEPVNKLYIVIIVALLILLLFLLKYIAL, encoded by the coding sequence TGGACGAAAGTAACTCCCGATCTCATACAGAAGAAATCCCTGAATTTGTAGGGCCATACAAGATAGAAGGGCCTTTAGGGGTTGGAGGAATGGGTCGAGTCTATTCAGCCAGGCATAAAGTACTTAATATTCCTGTCGCTATTAAAGTTTTTTTTCGCGATGTCAATGAAAAACCTGCATCTGCGAAGCGTTTTATCCAAGAGGCGCGTTTGGCGGCCTCAATTGAGCATATTAACCTAGTTCGAGTTATGGAGTGTGGCAACGACCAAGATGATCACCCCTATTACGTTATGGAAAAAATGAGCTCGAGTATATTGCTTGAGATGAAAAAAAATGGGAATTATTCTGAACGAGAAGCCATTGATATTGGTGAGTCAGTTGCTCGAGGTATGAGTGTCGCTCATCATCACAGTATTATTCATAGAGACCTTAAGCCAGATAATATTATGGTTTCAGTAGATGGCCTTTATAAGGTAGGTGACTTGGGCTTAGCGAAATTACAAGATATTGAGAATACTTCACCTGGGCTCACAATGACAAAAACGGGCTTGGGAACACCGCACTTCATGTCTCCGGAGCAAGCTTTGGACGCAGCTCATGCAGATGCTCGAGCGGATATTTTTTCTTTGGGCGCCAGTTTATATTTCATGGTGACAGGTAAGAAACCCTTTGAAGATGAAGGGGTTCAAGCCATTATCAACGAAAATTATGAAAAGGGTGGGCCCGATCCTGGTGGTCTTAATTCAGATTTGAGCGCAGGCTTTTGTCAATTAGTGAAGAAATGCATGGCTTATAAACCTGAAGAGCGTTATCAGACAATGGAAAATGTTCATCAGGAGCTTATTGATTTGCGACACCGTTTTCACGATTCAGTTAAGCCTATTCATTTTGATACCTGCTTTGATTTAGCAGGGACAAAAAAAGAAGAGATCGAGCGCTTAATGGAGCAACACGCTAAAGCTGCTTCTGACAAACCTAAAAAAGAGCCAGTCAATAAGCTTTATATCGTTATTATTGTGGCCTTATTAATTCTTTTATTATTTTTACTCAAGTATATCGCACTTTAG